The segment ACACTTCGTCTTGACCGGCAAACTCATCCCTAAAAAGCAGTAGTTTCAGACATTACCCCCGGTTATATCCTGACGCTCGATTGGAATTTGCCAACCCCATGCCTCGGGTTGATACTTGAGTGGCGCGATTCCGCATCAAATGAGCCCGAATGCGTAATCGTTCCAACGCTGGAAACGCAGGGGAATACCGATGTTGTTTTTGTTATCGAAACACTCCAGGAAAGCAGTCCGTCTCATCGAAGTGCTGCTGACGTTCGGCCTTACGGCACTGGCGGTCCAAACGGCCAATGCGCAGGAGGAGGAAGCCACGGACACGGCCCTCGAGGAGATCGTTGTCACCGGGACGCACATCGAGGGCGCCGATGTGGGAGGGCTGTTGCCGGTAACGGTGATGGACTTCGAAGACATTCGGGCAACCGGCGCCGAGATTGGCGATGAGCTCCTAAGGGCTATCCCGCAGTTCGGCTCAATCGGCATGACGCATGTCCGGGGCGGCATCACGGGCGTCAACGCGGCCCGGGGAGATGTCGCATCGTTCAATCTGAGAAGCCTGGGCGAAGGCAATACGCTGGTTCTGATTAACGGCAGGCGGATGGTACTGCACCCCATTACGCAGACCAGTACGGCTTTCGGCGTGCCCGTTGCGTCGCCAAACGCCAACACCCTGCCGATCGCCGGTCTCAACCGGGTGGAAGTGCTTCGCGACGGCGCGAGTTCGCTGTACGGAGCTGACGCCGTTGCGGGCGTTGTCAACTACGTCCTTGACGACACGTTCGACGGCTCGGAGGTTTCGATTCGCTATGGCGCCGAGAACGGCACCGGCCGGGACGATCTGTCGATAAACGGTGCGATCGGCTTCGAACTGGGCGGCGGCAACACGCACCTGTTGCTTTCCGGAAGCTACATGACCAGCACCGGCGTACTCGCCTCGGAGAAATCGTATTCAATGACGCAGGACAATCGATCGCGAGCGCCGGAAGAGTTCAGATCGGACACGAGCCTCGACGGGCGTTCCAGCCTGGAGCCCCATTCTCTCGTGAGTTTCACGGGCCTGGGCTCGTTCCACGTACGTCCTGCGAACATGGTGAGGGACAACGGCGGCATGCTCGGAGTAGCCGATTGCGGTGGCCGGGGACTTGCCGGCGCGGACCTCGTTTATAACGACGGCGTGCAGGACTTGTGCCTGGACTCGAGCGGCCAGGACCGCGCCCTGCGTCCCAACCGCAATGAAGTCAAGTCGCTGACGCCGGATGTCGATCGAATCAATCTTTATGCCCGCCTCAGCCATGATCTGGACAACGGTTGGGAACTCTACGGCGAAGGGGCCTACTACTATTCGGAAGTCAATCGCGTCTGGGAGCAGGCCGCGATCCTGAGCAATGGGCGGTTCTTCGTGCCGGCGGACTACTACTGGAACCCGTTCGGCCCGGTGACGTTCGCCGACGGCCGTCCGAACCCGAACCGGCTGCCCGGCCTGGACACGTCCATCGTCCCGGCGGAGGGCCTTGGCTTTCGGCTCACCGGTCATCGGCCGGTCGATCTGGGGCCCAGACGTGTTGAGGTCGAGAGCTCCAGCTATCGAATGTTGGCGGGTCTGCAGGGCAACCTGGGAGACTGGGATATCGATACCGCCGTCTGGCACAGCGAGGCGCGCGTGGACGACACCGCCAGCAATCGCATAAGCACGCCGCTTTTTCAGGCGCAGATGATGCTGGACACCCCGGCCGCCTACAACATTTTTACCGGCGTCAATCCGAACGATACGACCAGCACCATCGACTCCACCCCGAACCCGCAGTCCAGTATCGATCCTTTCCTGGTCAGCGCATCACGGGACGTCACTACTACGCTAACGGCCGTCGACTTTCGGGCTTCGAGGCCGGACCTGTTTTCGTTGCCGGCCGGTGAGGTTGGTATCGCGGTGGGCGCCGAATTCCGGAGCGAGGACCTAGACGAGGACAACAGTTCGATCTTCGACGGCTCCATGCCCTACATCGATCCGCTGAATCCGAGCCTCGGGCCCGGTCAGGTGACCAATCTCAGCAGCCTCGAGGGCAGCAGCGTCCGGCCGGACGTTGCCGCGGACCGGGATGTTTCGTCCTTGTACGCGGAACTCCTGATTCCACTTGTGGCGAACAGTGAAGGAGTGCCGATCGTTGAAGCCCAGGTCGCTGCCCGCTTCGAGGACTTCAGCGACGTCGGCAACATAACCCGCCCGAAGATCGCACTTTCGTGGTTTCCCAGCGGGTGGCTGCGGTTGCGGGGCTCCTACTCGGAGGGCTTCCGGGCGCCGAATCTGATTCAGCTGAACTCGCCGGGAACGTCCATCACGACCTCGATACAGGATTTTGCCGAGGGCATACTGCTCGGCACCGGCGACCTGAACAGCGGCCCGGCCAACGGCAACTACATTCTGGAAACCTCGGGCAACGCGGCGCTGAGGCCGGAGGAAAGCGAGCAGACGAGTATCGGTATCGTGTTGACGCCCACGGACGGCCTTACAGTTACGCTGGACTGGTGGGAGATCGAATCGACCGGCGCCGTGGGCGTGTTCACCGACGAGAACGAGTCGCGCCTCGACGCGGTGCTGCGCGCCGAAGGCAGCTCAAATCCCGCCGTGTTTCGCGACGTGCCGGATGCGGACAATCCGCTCGGCGAAATCCTGAGGGTCGTGCGTCGCTATGAGAACCTCAACACAAGAAAGGTGAACGGCTACGATGTCCAGGTCATCTATGCGCTGGAATCGCCCGTCGGCGCCTTTGACTTCCGGCTGAACTGGGCCGAACTCAAGGACTTTGACCAGGAAGCCGGCGGAAACGCGGCGCGACTGGTGGAAGCAGGGGCAAACCCGAGCGTGCTCGGAGCGACTGTCGGGTCTCTGATCCGGCGGGAGTTCTTCCCGGAGCGGCGGGCCACCTTCAGCGCGCGTTGGGGCAGCAACAACTCACTCTGGGAAGTCGGCGCATTCGCTTCCTACGTAAGCGACGTGTTCGAACCGTCGGTAACGAATTCGAATGGCGACTTCATGACGGTCGAGTCGATGACCGTCGTTAATGTTCACGCGGCGCGTTACGACCTGCTTGGTGCGGGAAGCGCGATCCGTCTCGGAATCACCAATGTTTTCGACGAGGATCCCCCGCTTGCATCGGAGTCGTTTGGATTCGAAGGCGAATTGCACACCAACCGCGCGCAATATGTCTACCTGAGTTTCAGCAGGCGGTTTCAGTAACACCCGCCGGCATTGGCAGCCGAAAACCCGGAAGGCGCAATGATGCCTTCCGGATTTTCTTTTGGCTCATTCGGTTCCCAATGTAAGCGCGTTCGGGCGACGGGGGTCGGATGCTCCGAAAAGGTAGTGAGTTCCCACTTGAATGGACTGGGTGCTTCCCATGTTGAAGGACTGTTCAATAGTGTGCCCTCGCGATT is part of the Gammaproteobacteria bacterium genome and harbors:
- a CDS encoding TonB-dependent receptor is translated as MLFLLSKHSRKAVRLIEVLLTFGLTALAVQTANAQEEEATDTALEEIVVTGTHIEGADVGGLLPVTVMDFEDIRATGAEIGDELLRAIPQFGSIGMTHVRGGITGVNAARGDVASFNLRSLGEGNTLVLINGRRMVLHPITQTSTAFGVPVASPNANTLPIAGLNRVEVLRDGASSLYGADAVAGVVNYVLDDTFDGSEVSIRYGAENGTGRDDLSINGAIGFELGGGNTHLLLSGSYMTSTGVLASEKSYSMTQDNRSRAPEEFRSDTSLDGRSSLEPHSLVSFTGLGSFHVRPANMVRDNGGMLGVADCGGRGLAGADLVYNDGVQDLCLDSSGQDRALRPNRNEVKSLTPDVDRINLYARLSHDLDNGWELYGEGAYYYSEVNRVWEQAAILSNGRFFVPADYYWNPFGPVTFADGRPNPNRLPGLDTSIVPAEGLGFRLTGHRPVDLGPRRVEVESSSYRMLAGLQGNLGDWDIDTAVWHSEARVDDTASNRISTPLFQAQMMLDTPAAYNIFTGVNPNDTTSTIDSTPNPQSSIDPFLVSASRDVTTTLTAVDFRASRPDLFSLPAGEVGIAVGAEFRSEDLDEDNSSIFDGSMPYIDPLNPSLGPGQVTNLSSLEGSSVRPDVAADRDVSSLYAELLIPLVANSEGVPIVEAQVAARFEDFSDVGNITRPKIALSWFPSGWLRLRGSYSEGFRAPNLIQLNSPGTSITTSIQDFAEGILLGTGDLNSGPANGNYILETSGNAALRPEESEQTSIGIVLTPTDGLTVTLDWWEIESTGAVGVFTDENESRLDAVLRAEGSSNPAVFRDVPDADNPLGEILRVVRRYENLNTRKVNGYDVQVIYALESPVGAFDFRLNWAELKDFDQEAGGNAARLVEAGANPSVLGATVGSLIRREFFPERRATFSARWGSNNSLWEVGAFASYVSDVFEPSVTNSNGDFMTVESMTVVNVHAARYDLLGAGSAIRLGITNVFDEDPPLASESFGFEGELHTNRAQYVYLSFSRRFQ